In Antechinus flavipes isolate AdamAnt ecotype Samford, QLD, Australia chromosome 3, AdamAnt_v2, whole genome shotgun sequence, a genomic segment contains:
- the OLIG1 gene encoding oligodendrocyte transcription factor 1, whose product MLRQQRPGDVQLGASPYELVGYRQQLSSSSATATFLPKQVHEKLEPPLEQLQQGVGKNVKGGSGCGENWNSSSGKTELKEEQQQLRRKINSRERKRMQDLNLAMDALREVIMPYSAAHCQSSPGRKLSKIATLLLARNYILLLGSSLQELRRILGEMSGPGPRLLLAGLPLFAAPGSVLLAPGGVNHPETLHSSKYLSLEEPPCGQFPLPGSPGLCTCAICKFPHLIPSGLGLATVQTQFSK is encoded by the coding sequence ATGTTGAGGCAACAACGGCCGGGGGATGTGCAGCTCGGGGCTTCCCCATATGAATTGGTGGGCTATAGACAGCAGTTGTCCTCGTCCTCTGCTACTGCTACTTTCCTTCCCAAGCAAGTGCACGAGAAGCTGGAACCGCCTCTGGAGCAGCTGCAGCAGGGCgtgggaaaaaatgtcaagggTGGCAGCGGCTGTGGCGAGAACTGGAACAGTAGCAGCGGCAAGACGGAATTGAAGGAAGAACAGCAGCAGCTGAGGAGGAAAATCAACAGCCGGGAGAGGAAAAGGATGCAAGATCTCAACCTGGCCATGGACGCTCTGAGGGAGGTCATAATGCCCTATTCTGCCGCCCATTGCCAAAGTTCCCCGGGGAGGAAGCTCTCCAAAATCGCCACGCTGCTCCTCGCCAGAAACTACATCCTTCTTCTGGGCAGCTCCTTGCAAGAACTGCGGCGGATCCTGGGCGAGATGAGTGGGCCCGGGCCACGACTGCTTCTCGCCGGCTTGCCCCTGTTCGCCGCCCCGGGATCGGTGCTGCTAGCCCCAGGGGGCGTGAACCACCCGGAGACGTTACACTCCAGCAAGTACCTGTCGCTGGAGGAGCCGCCGTGTGGTCAGTTTCCTCTTCCTGGCAGTCCGGGTCTCTGCACTTGTGCCATCTGCAAGTTCCCGCATTTAATTCCTTCAGGCCTCGGGCTAGCTACGGTACAGACACAGTTCTCCAAGTGA